A DNA window from Halichondria panicea chromosome 16, odHalPani1.1, whole genome shotgun sequence contains the following coding sequences:
- the LOC135350549 gene encoding transcription initiation protein SPT3 homolog, which yields MTSETTSEGMFQEQIQSMMYVFGDAKHPNPESALLVEEFTRHQMRDLVSRASRVASMRDARGRIVRLEDVMFLLRKDQDQLKRLLRYLELRGQMKKARSIDSRPDEVEDLDDTECEHLKYTERDETEVDDLSDPPHSGVKMVQLARDFLTPLQKAELKLGEMDELEVQRLEQQDALTSRLSTKEYLEFTAAKSACLYKRNRFISGKFKEWIGLDDITSLRFKQDVIDVIGHLAHETIRKLVELSLQVKSDMSLRTPRQWPPTHTSVGQTPTLIDPPSTGAAGTVERGSGPFVLSTPTHSPPPLSLGGGSPIADADPGLTITSSSLRRSSRETTTRKRQRQVSVAPEAEVVSESPLPPPPGPPAKKHHPPHALKPVHIQEAVRRLEQTQHTAPMATLWTHQPTAKPTRSWCL from the exons ATGACCTCTGAGACGACCTCTGAGGGCATGTTTCAGGAGCAGATACAAAGCATGAT GTATGTGTTTGGTGATGCCAAACACCCTAACCCTGAGAGTGCTCTGCTGGTGGAGGAATTTACTAGACATCAGATGAGAGACTTG GTTTCGAGAGCATCACGTGTTGCCAGCATGAGAGATGCCAGGGGGAGGATTGTCCGATTGGAGGACGTGATGTTTCTCCTGAGAAAAGACCAG GACCAACTGAAACGTCTACTCCGCTATTTAGAGTTGAGAGGGCAAATGAAGAAAGCTAGGAGTATTGATAGCAGGCCGGATGAGGTGGAGGACCTTGATGACACTGAGTGTGAGCACCTGAAGTATACAGAGAGAGATGAGACGGAGG TTGATGACCTGAGTGACCCTCCTCACAGTGGAGTCAAGATGGTACAACTGGCACGTGACTTCCTCACTCCACTGCAGAAGGCTG AGCTAAAGCTTGGAGAGATGGATGAGCTGGAGGTCCAGCGTTTAGAG caacaagATGCTCTGACCAGTCGATTGAGCACTAAAGAATACTTGGAGTTCACAGCGGCTAAAAGTGCATGCTTGT ACAAAAGAAATCGTTTTATTTCTGGTAAATTCAAGGAGTGGATTGGTCTCGATGACATCACATCGTTGAGATTTAAACAAGACGTTATCGATGTGATTGGTCACTTGGCACACGAGACAATTAGAAAG cttgtGGAATTATCGCTTCAAGTCAAGAGTGATATGAGCTTGAGGACACCCAGACAGtggccacccacacacacaagtgttGGCCAGACTCCAACTCTGATTGACCCACCCTCCACCGGAGCAGCTGGCACTGTTGAGAGGGGAAGTGGACCTTTTGTTctctccacacccacacactcaccccctcCTCTCAGCCTCGGGGGTGGCAGTCCTATCGCag ACGCTGATCCTGGACTGACCATCACCAGTAGCTCCCTCAGAAGATCATCAAGAGAGACCACCACCAGGAAGAGGCAGAGG CAGGTGAGTGTTGCTCCAGAGGCAGAGGTGGTCAGTGAGTCACCTCTACCACCACCACCTGGACCCCCCGCCAAGAAGCACCACCCCCCACATGCACTCAAGCCAGTACACATACAAGAGGCCGTGCGTAGACTGGagcaaacacaacacacagccCCCATGGCCACCTTATGG ACACATCAACCAACAGCAAAGCCTACAAGATCCTGGTGCCTGTAA
- the LOC135350545 gene encoding uncharacterized protein LOC135350545, with protein sequence MSLLKYVNRSLKCSSLRTAEYFKVRPAEFPQTCAYSSDSLSETDQPKPKPKKKARKSSPTKPKKVNPKTETIKIETKSTEVLQVQPPSFPLEGVQLINHHGDDNIPKNHPSVERVDSANGSRYYVIENSEGSFRFPSVTTILEATQPPDMYFRLLNWRKGLVKEHGESKSIDIAQGIKQSGKNFHKVIEQALLDSATKDLISITPHVRDKTMSTAQQRDTNTLQTYVPPAYKSLQSIPIPARSIKPLVNTETIALGDEIVEDVETESLALSSAEDSTDVCIDDSITVNEERGTLVSDANIEEDTPPVVSANDGYMKSVEHVLSDIGNVCALESLVTHMELGYTGTFDCLAEYRGALSVIDWKTSSKPKPNLSDCFTYPLQAAAYAGAINQDPHYPYQVMNALIVVVYPNGDPCHAHFLSHDQLLSYWAEWLERLEHYQTQFARDLSQLSIHN encoded by the exons ATGTCGCTCCTAAAGTATGTCAATAGATCTCTGAAGTGTTCTTCTCTGAGGACAGCAGAATATTTCAAAGTTCGTCCAGCGGAATTCCCTCAGACATGTGCATACTCGAGTGATTCTCTATCGGAAACCGACCAGCCAAAGCCAAAGCCAAAAAAGAAAGCCAGAAAATCGTCTCCAACAAAACCTAAAAAGGTAAATCCCAAAACTGAAACTATTAAAATTGAAACCAAATCCACTGAAGTTCTACAAGTGCAGCCGCCGTCTTTCCCATTGGAAGGTGTACAATTGATAAATCACCATGGCGATGATAATATCCCAAAAAATCATCCCAGTGTTGAGAGAGTTGACTCAGCAAATGGTAGTCGTTATTATGTCATTGAGAACAGTGAGGGATCGTTCCGTTTCCCCAGTGTGACCACGATACTAGAGGCCACTCAACCACCGGATATGTACTTTAGACTCCTCAACTGGCGGAAGGGTTTGGTGAAGGAACACGGGGAGAGCAAGTCCATCGATATTGCACAAGGAATCAAACAATCAGGGAAAAACTTCcacaag GTAATAGAACAGGCTCTACTGGACAGTGCTACAAAGGATCTCATTTCCATCACACCTCATGTGAGGGATAAGACAATGTCCACTGCACAACAGAGAGACACTAACACACTGCAGACCTATGTACCACCAGCATACAAGTCACTACAGAGTATCCCTATTCCAGCCAGGAGCATCAAACCATTAGTGAACACTGAAACTATTGCTCTTGGAGATGAAATTGTAGAGGATGTTGAAACTGAATCATTGGCACTTAGCTCTGCTGAAGACTCCACTGATGTCTGTATAGATGATTCAATCACTGTTAATGAAGAGAGGGGCACTCTTGTCTCTGATGCTAACATTGAGGAAGACACTCCACCAGTTGTGAGCGCTAATGATGGTTATATGAAGAGCGTTGAACATGTTCTGAGTGATATTGGGAATGTGTGTGCTCTAGAGAGCTTAGTGACTCACATGGAGCTCGGCTACACTGGCACATTCGACTGCCTCGCTGAGTACAG agGTGCCCTGAGTGTGATAGACTGGAAGACCTCAAGCAAACCCAAACCCAACCTCTCTGACTGCTTCACCTACCCCCTCCAGGCAGCAGCCTATGCTGGAGCCATCAACCAAGACCCTCACTACCCCTATCAG GTGATGAATGCTCTCATTGTGGTGGTGTACCCTAATGGAGATCcatgccacgcccacttcctgtCACATGACCAGCTGCTCTCATACTGGGCCGAGTGGTTGGAGCGATTAGAACATTATCAAACACAATTTGCCAGAGATTTGTCACAATTGAGTATTCACAATTGA
- the LOC135350562 gene encoding dnaJ homolog subfamily B member 1-like, with translation MGKDYYSILGITRDASDIDVKKAYRKLSLKYHPDKNKAPGADNKFDEVGEAYDVLCEPSRRITFDKFGEEGLKAGLPTAAGDFVEGYTFHGNSRKVFTDFFGGDNPFADLFNFEAVLDADGYVSFGGLKGRSQPKQDPPVERDLCLTLEEVYNGSVKKMKISRKVLNDDGRTTSTREKILTITVKRGWKEGTRITFPKEGDQGPNKIPADIVFIVKDKEHLLFKRDGVDLLYKPDIPLKAALIGGSIEVPTLDGRVIRVPITEIVSPGYRKTVVGEGMPLVGETGSGDLIVEFNIVFPHSLNQSQKSLIKQALVCVP, from the exons ATGGGGAAGGATTACTACTCTATTCTCGGCATTACACGCGATGCCTCGGACATAGACGTCAAGAAAGC GTACCGCAAGCTCTCCCTCAAGTATCACCCAGACAAGAACAAAGCTCCCGGTGCAGATAACAAGTTTGACGAGGTCGGAGAAGCTTACGATGTCCTGTGTGAAC CTTCCAGACGTATCACTTTTGACAAGTTTGGAGAGGAGGGCCTCAAGGCTGGTCTCCCCACTGCAGCAGGGGACTTTGTGGAGGGCTACACCTTCCATGGTAACTCGAGGAAAGTATTCACTGACTTCTTTGGAGGAGACAATCCATTCGCAG ATCTGTTCAACTTTGAGGCTGTGCTTGATGCTGATGGTTACGTCAGCTTTGGAGGTCTAAAGGGACGCTCCCAACCTAAACAAGACCCCCCAGTGGAGAGGGACCTCTGTCTCACTCTGGAGGAGGTATACAATGGAAGCGTAAAGAAAATGAAAATATCCAGAAAG GTATTGAATGATGATGGTCGTACTACAAGCACACGAGAGAAGATCCTCACCATCACAGTCAAGAGAGGATGGAAGGAGGGGACCAGGATAACATTCCCTAAAGAGGGGGACCAGGGACCCAACAAAATACCAG CTGATATTGTGTTTATTGTGAAGGATAAAGAACACTTGTTGTTCAAGAGGGACGGGGTTGACCTGCTGTATAAGCCTGACATCCCACTCAAGGCT gcatTGATTGGTGGGTCTATTGAGGTACCTACACTGGACGGACGTGTTATTCGAGTACCCATCACTGAGATTGTGAG CCCTGGTTATCGTAAGACAGTGGTTGGTGAGGGCATGCCCCTGGTGGGGGAGACTGGGTCGGGGGACCTCATCGTAGAGTTCAACATTGTCTTCCCTCACTCTCTCAACCAGTCACAGAAATCACTCATCAAACaagcactagtgtgtgtaccaTGA
- the LOC135350546 gene encoding uncharacterized protein LOC135350546: MAEPQVNRAPSYNNMVDVMDETSQARNAETDLSDSEIKLDPEDSTRRPPPSLNIQNISSEMVAPSSAPPSRFRVKWGSLFPSRDPKSPTRPKQSRAVRIYYRKQQKDIEVLREARRMSTVDSGAGEDDIFDELLQETEDNKEEKRCCNTSKCRCIKLSVGTAARLTFAVNLFLLFAKLSATIQSGSLSVLSSLLDSALDLFSGFAIGVSSYLIKRYDRFHYPIGRNRLESVAIVITACVMGTAALQIVTKAIEDIASSNVHPNINAFSGSIIGATIILKTGLYLLCRGVDNASVQALSVDHRNDIASNIATLVFGLMGTYLYPNIDPIGAVLLAFYIIINWVLVAYEQIKNLVGHTADRRFISKLTWIAAHHDNRVESVDTVRAYTFGVNYLVEVDVQLPADMPLKTAHDIGEELQQKLERLDEVERAFVHLDFETLHSPSIEHKYPPS; this comes from the exons ATGGCTGAGCCCCAAGTGAACAGGGCCCCTTCTTACAACAACATGGTTGATGTTATGGACGAGACAAGCCAAGCAAG GAACGCAGAAACCGATCTGTCTGACTCTGAAATCAAACTGGACCCAGAGGACTCCACCAGACGACCGCCGCCTTCGTTAAATATCCAAAACATTTCGTCTGAGATGGTAGCCCCCTCCTCCGCACCACCCTCACGGTTTAGGGTGAAGTGGGGGTCTCTATTCCCCAGCCGTGATCCCAAATCACCCACCAGGCCAAAACAATCTCGAGCTGTGAGAATATACTATCGAAAACAGCAGAAAGATATTGAAGTTCTCAGAGAGGCTAGGCGTATGTCCACTGTCGATTCTGGAGCTGGGGAAGATGATATTTTCGATGAACTTTTGCAGGAGACGGAAGATaacaaagaagaaaagagatGCTGCAATACAAGCAAATGTCGTTGCATTAAGCTATCTGTTGGCACGGCAGCAAGGTTGACATTCGCTGTAAACCTGTTTCTACTGTTTGCCAAACTATCTGCTACGATTCAGTCAGGATCTCTATCTGTTCTCTCGAGTTTACTTGATTCTGCTCTTGATCTGTTCTCTGGTTTTGCGATTGGTGTAAGCAGTTACCTCATCAAACGTTACGATCGATTTCACTACCCCATTGGTCGGAATAGACTGGAATCGGTGGCTATTGTCATCACAGCGTGTGTGATGGGCACTGCTGCTCTACAGATTGTGACTAAAGCCATCGAGGACATAGCTAGCTCTAATGTCCATCCCAACATCAACGCTTTCTCTGGTTCTATTATTGGAGCTACAATTATCTTGAAAACTGGCCTATACCTGTTGTGTAGAGGAGTAGACAACGCGTCCGTACAAGCTCTCTCAGTCGATCACAGAAATGATATTGCGTCCAATATAGCCACCCTGGTATTTGGACTGATGGGCACGTATCTCTATCCAAACATCGACCCAATCGGTGCTGTTCTACTGGCCTTTTATATCATTATCAACTGGGTACTGGTTGCGTACGAACAAATCAAAAACCTAGTCGGACACACTGCTGATCGAAGGTTCATCTCTAAACTGACTTGGATAGCTGCTCATCACGACAACCGGGTTGAGTCTGTAGATACTGTGAGAGCCTACACGTTTGGTGTAAACTATTTGGTAGAGGTGGATGTTCAGTTACCAGCGGACATGCCTCTGAAGACTGCCCATGATATTGGGGAGGAACTGCAGCAGAAGTTAGAGAGACTTGATGAAGTGGAGAGAGCGTTTGTTCATTTGGACTTTGAGACGTTACACTCGCCCTCCATTGAACACAAGTACCCTCCCAGCTAG
- the LOC135350521 gene encoding uncharacterized protein LOC135350521, which yields MAEETVTTEMDIQDPIVFLTSLRKACPDVISLLNSKQARLLSKSPTEPYDPKDINEQYLVDMASFFGMNQRVEDAERALRTHLLVPNKVKEEVDVASFIIKIQVLGKISKQFEKVITSKVKATVKEHGELFLPRIIRLCKKLEFTENETRIATYSLVIQSGYDRDGRLSGYGADVLSTCQFLSIPLQEMLVFLDQERKHMQQGFFPDVQDSYILNSSVTYDSDFCKALMGTQLKATEFLKIEQTILADVIAEEPGNQHYREEDITSPTTGKDDQPEVTPGDETPPTIDEDESEDPAHPMAIPVDTAEDHDPTLETPAAKVKLPKVKAGAEDEMDLDQLLRQERAREKQRKEDGVEEDEPEVSVEDEDTDKLKPYKKDLDYLDDHFQLIGFKLKVKGMDTRIEMEEQYDDGYRQNQRYQRQRREAVTKAKVQEKKCAKRLTLTRANGSWLPRLERMVESRKLCDFEKNVLLLLIGSVIQPNKFQNFEVRISPNFAQVGEVLRIFCEDLEEQIQHRRYFYKSSSLVHEGMIVVQNSGLTGDTTSATVEIDRRMLDFCVGLDTEFSEIVEGSHLYFPKTKFDSVILPKEKKELILSTVSNFEAYKRCRKKMGLDDVITYGAGMVLLFHGPPGTGKTMMANALANKLGKKVLLINFPSLGSMTAGENFKFIFRESKINDAILFFDECEAIFESRELGGHSVNLLLTEIERHDGLIILATNRPYDLDEAMHRRIMVAIEFRQPDHLLRKTIWQTHLPEQMILADDVDLTELALRFELTGGFIKNAILSALSIAVSRDGDAPIVEQKDLLQGANLQLRGRLRMKDFDRRVVPNAGLDEIIVEDDIMRQLKEIVQFEKARAVLFGQWGFARRNHQNLTILLHGPPGTGKSVLAEAIGYEVGKPLKVVNCGELLSKWVGESSKNIDSIFAEGRQSDAILVFDEAEGLFGQRTEMSTSTDRYANVDVGVLLYHIERYTGIIILTTNLIQNIDKAFFRRLRYILQLDVPSQELRVKLWKLIIPEEAPLADDVDYQKLAQFEMAGGNMKGAVFRAAARAALRDEEDRRITLQDLMEAAQEEVGKATPRMGFRRQDSDAARMFN from the exons ATGGCTGAAGAGACAGTTACCACAGAGATGGATATCCAAGACCCCATTGTGTTCCTTACTTCACTAAGAAAAGCATGCCCAGATGTCATCTCACTGCTTAATTCCAAGCAGGCCAGGCTGTTGAGCAAGTCACCAACTGAGCCGTATGATCCTAAGGACATCAATGAGCAATACTTGGTGGACATGGCATCGTTCTTTGGAATGAATCAGAGGGTTGAGGACGCAGAGCGAGCACTCCGGACCCACCTCCTTGTACCCAATAAAGTGAAGGAAGAGGTGGATGTGGCTAGCTTCATTATCAAGATCCAGGTCTTAGGAAAG ATTTCCAAACAATTTGAGAAGGTCATTACCTCGAAAGTCAAGGCCACGGTCAAGGAACACGGAGAACTGTTTCTCCCACGCATCATCCGTCTGTGCAAGAAGTTAGAATTCACCGAAAACGAGACAAGAATCGCGACCTATTCGCTTGTCATACAGTCCGGCTACGATCGTGATGGGCGTTTGAGCGGATACGGAGCAGACGTCCTCTCCACCTGTCAGTTCCTCAGCATCCCTCTACAAGAAATGCTCGTCTTCTTGGATCAAGAGCGCAAGCACATGCAACAAGGCTTCTTCCCCGATGTGCAGGACAGCTACATCCTCAACAGCAGCGTGACCTACGACTCTGACTTCTGCAAAGCTCTAATGGGGACGCAACTGAAGGCAACAGAGTTCCTTAAGATAGAGCAGACAATACTGGCTGACGTGATAGCAGAGGAACCTGGTAACCAACACTACCG agAGGAGGACATCACCTCCCCCACCACTGGCAAAGATGACCAACCTGAGGTTACCCCTGGTGACGAGACTCCACCCACAATAGACGAGGACGAGAGTGAAGACCCAGCACATCCCATGGCTATTCCAGTGGACACAGCCGAG GATCATGACCCAACACTGGAAACACCAG CTGCAAAGGTGAAGTTGCCCAAGGTCAAAGCTGGTGCTGAAGATGAGATGGATTTGGACCAGTTGTTGAGGCAAGAAAGAGCGAGAGAAAAACAACGGAAGGAGGATGGGGTCGAGGAAGACGAG CCGGAAGTGTCAGTGGAAGATGAGGACACTGATAAGTTGAAGCCATACAAGAAGGATCTCGACTATCTGGACGATCATTTCCAGCTGATAGGGTTCAAACTAAAGGTCAAGGGGATGGACACGCGTATAGAGATGGAGGAGCAGTACGATGATGGCTACCGTCAGAACCAGCGCTATCAGCGACAGAGG agagAGGCGGTGACAAAGGCCAAGGTGCAGGAGAAGAAGTGTGCCAAGAGGCTCACG CTGACGAGGGCTAACGGGTCGTGGTTGCCTCGTCTCGAGAGAATGGTGGAGTCTCGTAAACTGTGTGACTTTGAGAAGAATGTGCTCTTGTTGCTCATTGGGAGCGTCATACAACCAAACAAG TTCCAGAACTTCGAGGTTCGGATCAGCCCTAACTTCGCCCAGGTGGGGGAGGTGCTGCGTATCTTCTGTGAGGACCTGGAGGAACAGATACAGCATCGGAGGTACTTCTACAAGAGCTCCTCTCTGGTGCACGAGGGAATGATAGTGGTCCAGAACAGTGGCCTCACTGGAGATACCACCAGCGCCACC GTTGAGATAGATCGACGAATGCTTGACTTCTGTGTGGGTCTGGATACTGAGTTCTCTGAGATCGTGGAGGGATCTCATCTCTACTTCCCCAAGACCAAGTTTGACTCT gtcATCCTCCCCAAAGAAAAGAAGGAGTTGATATTATCGACAGTGAGCAACTTCGAAGCGTACAAGAGATGTCGCAAGAAGATGGGTcttgatgatgtcatcacgTATGGAGCTGGGATGGTGCTGTTGTTCCATGGACCACCTGGCACTGGCAAGACCATGATGGCCAACGCACTCGCTAACAAACTGGGCAAGAAA GTGCTTCTTATCAACTTCCCATCTCTTGGCTCAATGACGGCTGGTGAGAACTTCAAGTTCATCTTCCGAGAGTCAAAGATCAACGACGCCATCTTGTTCTTTGATGAGTGTGAGGCCATCTTTGAGAGTCGGGAACTTGGCGGACACAGCGTCAACCTCCTGCTCACTGAGATAGAGAG acatgatggTCTAATCATCCTGGCCACCAATCGACCTTATGACCTTGATGAAGCCATGCATCGGCGCATCATGGTTGCCATAGAGTTCCGACAACCTGACCACCTCCTCCGCAAGACTATCTGGCAGACCCACCTTCCAGAGCAGATGATACTGGCTGACGATGTAGACCTG ACTGAGCTGGCTCTGAGGTTTGAGTTGACTGGTGGGTTCATCAAGAACGCCATTCTCTCTGCTCTCTCCATAGCCGTGTCACGTGATGGCGACGCCCCCATCGTGGAACAGAAGGACCTCCTCCAGGGAGCTAACCTACAGCTCAGGGGTAGACTCAGGATGAAG GACTTTGATCGACGAGTGGTACCAAACGCTGGACTGGATGAGATCATTGTGGAGGATGATATCATGAGACAACTCAAGGAGATCGTGCAGTTTGAGAAGGCCAG ggctgtCTTGTTTGGTCAGTGGGGCTTTGCTCGTCGCAACCATCAGAACCTCACCATTCTCCTGCATGGCCCACCGGGTACTGGTAAGTCAGTACTAGCAGAGGCCATTGGCTACGAGGTGGGGAAGCCACTCAAGGTAGTCAACTGTGGTGAGCTGCTCAGCAAGTGGGTGGGAGAGAGCTCCAAGAATATTGACTCCATATTTGCTGAGGGTCGACAAAGCGACGCCATCTTGGTGTTCGATGAAGCAGAGGGTCTGTTCGGACAGAGGACTGaaatgag TACGTCTACAGATCGCTATGCCAACGTGGATGTGGGGGTGCTCCTCTACCATATTGAGCGATACACTGGTATCATCATCCTCACCACCAACCTCATCCAGAACATTGACAAGGCATTCTTCAGACGCCTCCGCTACATCCTGCAGCTTGACGTGCCTTCCCAGGAACTCAGGGTCAAACTCTGGAAG CTGATTATTCCCGAGGAGGCACCACTGGCTGATGACGTTGATTACCAGAAGCTGGCACAGTTTGAAATGGCTGGTGGGAACATGAAGGGGGCGGTGTTTAGAGCAGCTGCAAGAGCAGCACTCAGGGATGAAG